Proteins encoded by one window of Streptomyces clavuligerus:
- a CDS encoding ABC transporter permease: protein MSTHRSPTVRTPAAARRAAAGRRRAPLVLLLPATAAALLALLPLGYIGVRALEHGWGYAFDIATEPRTLELLVNSLKLTAIVVVCSLVLGISLAWLTVRTALPGRRIWAVLATLPLAVPSYVAAFTWISARPSLAGLSGAAITLTFACFPYVFLPVAAALRGIDPAQEEAARSLGGGAWHTFLRVTLPQLRPAAAGGAILVALYVLSDFGSVSITRYDTFTRAIHTSYQASFDRTPAAVLGCVLVVMTVLLVLAENRTRGRAGHARTGRGSARPPVPLRLGRWTGPALAWCAAVAGAAVAFPLATLGYWLTVGNSGWDPDRLWDATVTTLTVAAAGAAVTTLLALPVGVLSARHQGRLGRFLEQSVYAGHAVPGITVGLALVFFSVRYAYPLYQELPLLIAAYAVLFLPVAVGSARAAVLQSPPVLEEVARSLGRSPLRVLREITVPLAAPGIGAGAALTFVVIMKELPATLLLRPTGTDTLATRLWTETGAGAFAGAAPYAAVIVLLAAIPSYLLGRRS, encoded by the coding sequence ATGAGCACGCACCGTTCACCGACCGTGCGCACCCCGGCCGCCGCGCGACGCGCGGCGGCCGGCCGGCGCCGGGCCCCGCTGGTCCTGCTGCTCCCCGCCACGGCGGCGGCGCTTCTCGCGCTGCTGCCGCTCGGCTATATCGGGGTGCGCGCGCTGGAGCACGGCTGGGGGTACGCGTTCGACATCGCCACCGAGCCGCGCACCCTCGAACTCCTCGTCAACAGTCTGAAGCTGACCGCGATCGTCGTGGTCTGCTCGCTGGTCCTGGGGATCTCCCTGGCCTGGCTGACCGTGCGCACCGCACTGCCCGGACGGCGGATCTGGGCCGTGCTCGCCACCCTGCCGCTGGCGGTGCCGAGCTATGTGGCCGCGTTCACCTGGATCTCGGCCCGGCCCTCGCTGGCCGGGCTGTCCGGCGCGGCGATCACCCTCACGTTCGCCTGCTTCCCCTATGTCTTCCTGCCGGTGGCGGCGGCGCTGCGCGGCATCGACCCCGCGCAGGAGGAGGCGGCCCGCTCCCTGGGCGGCGGCGCCTGGCACACCTTCCTCCGGGTCACGCTGCCGCAGCTCCGCCCGGCCGCGGCGGGCGGCGCGATCCTCGTCGCGCTCTATGTCCTCTCCGACTTCGGCTCGGTCTCCATCACCCGGTACGACACCTTCACCCGGGCCATCCACACCTCGTACCAGGCGAGCTTCGACCGCACCCCGGCCGCCGTGCTCGGCTGTGTCCTCGTGGTCATGACGGTGCTGCTGGTGCTGGCGGAGAACCGCACCCGGGGCCGCGCCGGACACGCCAGGACCGGCCGGGGCAGCGCCCGTCCGCCGGTGCCGCTGCGGCTCGGCCGGTGGACCGGCCCCGCGCTGGCCTGGTGCGCCGCGGTCGCGGGCGCCGCCGTCGCCTTCCCGCTGGCCACGCTCGGCTACTGGCTCACCGTCGGCAACTCCGGCTGGGACCCGGACCGGCTGTGGGACGCCACCGTCACCACCCTCACCGTGGCCGCCGCCGGAGCCGCCGTCACCACCCTGCTGGCGCTGCCGGTCGGCGTCCTCTCCGCACGCCACCAGGGCAGGCTGGGCCGCTTCCTCGAACAGTCCGTGTACGCGGGGCACGCCGTGCCCGGGATCACCGTCGGCCTCGCCCTCGTCTTCTTCTCGGTGCGCTACGCCTACCCGCTCTACCAGGAACTCCCGCTGCTGATCGCGGCCTACGCGGTGCTCTTCCTGCCGGTCGCCGTCGGCTCCGCCCGCGCGGCCGTGCTCCAGTCGCCGCCGGTCCTGGAGGAGGTCGCCCGCTCGCTGGGCCGCTCCCCGCTGCGGGTGCTGCGGGAGATCACCGTGCCACTGGCCGCCCCCGGCATCGGGGCGGGCGCCGCGCTCACCTTTGTGGTGATCATGAAGGAGCTGCCCGCGACCCTGCTGCTCCGCCCCACCGGCACGGACACCCTGGCCACCCGGCTGTGGACCGAGACCGGGGCGGGCGCGTTCGCGGGCGCCGCCCCCTACGCGGCGGTCATCGTGCTGCTCGCCGCGATCCCCTCCTATCTGCTCGGAAGGCGCTCATGA
- a CDS encoding ABC transporter ATP-binding protein encodes MTGLRVTSLTTSYGRGGRVLDDLGLTVPEGELAAVLGPSGCGKTTLLRVIAGFVRPDAGEISIGGRTVCGPGVQLPPERRGIGIMAQEGALFPHLSVVRNVAFGLRPLDRGERRARADEMLELVGLGGYGDRMPHELSGGQQQRVALARALAPRPALVLLDEPFNALDSGLRSGLRSDVRSALRAAGATALLVTHDQEEALSAADRVAVIRAGRVVQSGTPQELYERPADPWVASFVGAAVLLPAVAGPGAAHATTALGRIPLARRADSGGGADGTVVLRPEQLRLTDPSDAAASASGQVTEVRYHGHDALVLVGLPGLDQPVTVRTAGPLAVRPGDTTGLLVTGGAGFHRDSTDRTDGTDGTDGTDG; translated from the coding sequence ATGACCGGACTGCGGGTGACCTCGCTGACGACCTCGTACGGGCGCGGGGGACGGGTCCTGGACGACCTCGGCCTCACCGTCCCCGAGGGCGAACTCGCCGCCGTGCTCGGCCCCTCCGGCTGCGGCAAGACCACCCTGCTGCGGGTGATCGCGGGCTTCGTCCGCCCCGACGCGGGGGAGATCTCGATCGGCGGGCGCACCGTCTGCGGCCCCGGTGTCCAGCTTCCGCCGGAGCGGCGGGGCATCGGCATCATGGCGCAGGAGGGCGCGCTCTTCCCCCATCTCAGCGTGGTCCGCAACGTCGCCTTCGGGCTACGCCCGCTCGACCGGGGCGAGCGCCGGGCGCGCGCGGACGAGATGCTGGAGCTGGTGGGGCTCGGCGGCTACGGCGACCGGATGCCGCACGAGCTGTCCGGCGGCCAGCAACAGCGGGTGGCGCTCGCCCGGGCGCTCGCCCCCCGCCCCGCCCTCGTCCTCCTCGACGAGCCGTTCAACGCCCTCGACAGCGGGCTGCGCTCGGGGCTGCGCTCCGACGTCCGCTCCGCGCTGCGGGCGGCGGGCGCCACGGCCCTGCTCGTCACCCACGACCAGGAGGAGGCGCTGTCCGCCGCCGACCGGGTCGCCGTCATCCGGGCGGGACGGGTGGTGCAGTCCGGCACCCCGCAGGAGCTGTACGAGCGTCCCGCCGACCCCTGGGTCGCCTCCTTCGTCGGCGCGGCGGTACTGCTCCCGGCGGTTGCCGGACCGGGTGCCGCGCACGCGACGACGGCCCTGGGGCGGATACCGCTCGCCCGGCGGGCCGACAGCGGCGGCGGGGCGGACGGCACGGTCGTCCTGCGGCCCGAACAGCTCCGGCTCACCGATCCGTCGGATGCCGCCGCCTCCGCGTCCGGGCAGGTCACCGAGGTGCGGTACCACGGCCACGACGCGCTGGTCCTGGTCGGGCTGCCGGGGCTCGACCAGCCCGTCACGGTCCGCACCGCCGGGCCCCTCGCCGTCCGTCCGGGAGACACCACGGGCCTGCTGGTCACGGGCGGGGCGGGCTTCCACCGCGACAGCACCGACCGCACCGACGGCACCGACGGCACCGACGGCACCGACGGCTGA
- a CDS encoding HGGxSTG domain-containing protein — protein MGKQNLCGALTKTGKRCRNPAMIGYSRCQLHRGGWTPPQRRRTKRR, from the coding sequence ATGGGCAAGCAGAATCTGTGCGGCGCGCTGACCAAGACGGGTAAGCGCTGCCGCAATCCGGCCATGATCGGGTACTCGCGCTGTCAGCTGCACCGGGGCGGGTGGACCCCTCCGCAGCGGCGGCGGACCAAGCGGCGCTGA
- a CDS encoding GntR family transcriptional regulator produces MEQARTRAALPSDRSYRCPDALPPASSPPSAASVPGGLPGSAAPLLSLPGQGRGGQRYAHGCDEPPGPGPRAVRRHSVRGQVLQALRAALADGGLTPGEIYSAPALGERFGVSATPVREAMQQLAAEGAVETVPNRGFRVVARGARERAELAEVRALVEIPVVLRLARTVPAGEWHGLRPLAEATVAAAADGDRARYAETDRAFHRALLSLGGNAQLVAVADDLHRRAQGPRTPRAALTADAAQHLALLDALASEDHLALPVLLQAHFAPEDPPEEL; encoded by the coding sequence GTGGAGCAGGCCCGAACGCGTGCGGCGCTGCCGTCGGACCGGTCGTACCGCTGTCCGGACGCGCTCCCTCCCGCTTCGTCGCCCCCCTCCGCCGCCTCCGTCCCGGGCGGGCTGCCCGGCTCCGCCGCCCCGCTGCTGAGTCTGCCGGGCCAGGGCCGCGGCGGGCAGAGATACGCGCACGGCTGCGACGAGCCTCCCGGCCCCGGTCCGCGTGCGGTGCGACGGCACTCCGTCCGGGGCCAGGTGCTCCAGGCCCTGCGCGCCGCACTGGCGGACGGCGGGCTGACGCCCGGTGAGATCTACTCCGCGCCCGCGCTGGGCGAACGGTTCGGTGTCTCCGCCACCCCCGTGCGCGAGGCGATGCAGCAACTCGCCGCGGAGGGCGCGGTCGAGACCGTCCCCAACCGCGGTTTCCGGGTCGTCGCCCGCGGGGCCCGGGAACGCGCCGAACTCGCGGAGGTGCGCGCCCTGGTCGAGATCCCGGTCGTGCTCCGGCTCGCCCGTACCGTCCCCGCCGGGGAGTGGCACGGGCTGCGGCCCCTCGCCGAGGCGACCGTCGCCGCCGCGGCCGACGGCGACCGGGCCCGCTACGCCGAGACGGACCGGGCCTTCCACCGGGCCCTGCTCTCCCTGGGCGGCAACGCGCAACTGGTCGCCGTCGCCGACGACCTCCACCGCCGCGCCCAGGGGCCCCGCACCCCACGCGCCGCCCTCACCGCCGACGCGGCCCAGCACCTCGCCCTCCTCGACGCACTCGCCTCCGAGGACCACCTCGCGCTGCCCGTTCTGCTCCAGGCCCATTTCGCCCCGGAGGACCCGCCCGAGGAGCTGTGA
- a CDS encoding (2Fe-2S)-binding protein, with the protein MPFPTLLSAPTCPFGDTYARLTEAFPSLGVRILGPGEQGPTDPGWVPADELAAGGPALDAFLDWDRAQVLRDYGQEARPDVVTGFGLHRYVWPATLLFTVPWFLTRRVPRIAPAQVAFQRELGRMAVRVQEFACLPGDPAAHLPGARTVDGEEALRAELRSAVAAHVEPLLDGFGSRMRRGRRALWGMATDDLIEGLWYIGTLLGEEARAIEELERLLPGTVKPFVGKPGFRELTGPQGQCLPTRDRATCCFFYTLRPDDTCVTCPRTADPVRVARLLPES; encoded by the coding sequence ATGCCCTTTCCCACGCTGTTGTCCGCTCCCACGTGCCCGTTCGGGGACACGTATGCCCGCCTGACCGAGGCGTTCCCCAGTCTGGGCGTACGGATACTCGGCCCCGGCGAGCAGGGACCCACGGACCCCGGCTGGGTGCCCGCCGACGAACTGGCCGCGGGCGGGCCCGCGCTCGACGCCTTTCTCGACTGGGACCGCGCCCAGGTGCTGCGCGACTACGGCCAGGAGGCCCGGCCCGACGTGGTCACCGGCTTCGGGCTGCACCGCTATGTCTGGCCCGCCACGCTGCTGTTCACCGTGCCCTGGTTCCTGACCCGGCGGGTCCCCCGGATCGCGCCGGCGCAGGTGGCCTTCCAGCGGGAGCTGGGCCGGATGGCCGTCCGTGTGCAGGAGTTCGCCTGTCTGCCCGGGGACCCCGCGGCCCACCTCCCGGGCGCCCGGACCGTCGACGGCGAGGAGGCCCTGCGCGCGGAGCTGCGCTCCGCCGTCGCCGCCCACGTCGAGCCGCTGCTCGACGGATTCGGCTCCCGGATGCGGCGCGGACGCCGGGCCCTGTGGGGCATGGCCACCGACGACCTCATCGAGGGCCTGTGGTACATCGGGACCCTCCTCGGCGAGGAGGCACGGGCCATCGAGGAGCTGGAGCGGTTGCTTCCGGGAACGGTCAAACCCTTTGTGGGGAAACCCGGTTTCCGCGAACTGACGGGCCCTCAGGGCCAGTGCCTGCCCACCCGCGATCGCGCGACCTGCTGCTTCTTCTACACC